One genomic segment of Manis pentadactyla isolate mManPen7 chromosome 1, mManPen7.hap1, whole genome shotgun sequence includes these proteins:
- the CDCA2 gene encoding cell division cycle-associated protein 2 isoform X3 → MDTNSKDTEPPETEESAVNNAENASFILGNGKLVTPQKDAEVTPNGCAPHTFKTPLNFDTITVEQLGITPESFVKNPSGKSSSYLKKSRRRSAVGARGSPETNHLIRFIAQQRNLKNAEKSPLAQNSPFQGSPVLYGNVNSLKERISAFQSAFHSITETEKMTGCPEFSEAGELEATGLTKKESLGECQQSEFPAQVPCRHGRPSSESNSDEDLPEAVDLQKSSESGLTQSGCLVEESSPLSELTETSSGVKAANCVEGKGPSRAVSLDRLTEASTETAPDVRALVTPLCRRALPSSETFGLRSVLKKPSVKLFLESLQEHCDNLCDDAPHPSLVSNLANCCKEFKADGQENYKVPAFVNTRKRKRVTFREDLIPEVFDESLPANTPLRKGGTPVRKEALSSISPLLLEQSPVPEQLSQPNFDNKRENLENIEPLQASFTVLSPLRKSSNSETLSGTEDTFSSSNGHEKIAAHKVGRVTRTSSRSQLISFAEESVCSIFNTEAQPCKEKKINRRSQENKRSNKIQPRKNQAVKSCRKKKKSKKSVQNSLYGERDIASKKPLLSPILELPEASEVTPSVPGMWRVCSDC, encoded by the exons ATGGATACCAATTCAAAAGACACCGAACCTCCTGAAACCGAGGAGTCTGCTGTTAACAATGCTG AAAATGCCTCTTTCATTTTGGGAAATGGGAAGCTTGTGACTCCTCAGAAGGATGCAGAAGTGACTCCTAATGGTTGTGCACCACATACTTTTAAGACACCTTTGAACTTTGACACAATAACTGTAGAGCAATTGGGAATTACACCTGAAAGCTTTGTTAAGAACCCTTCAG GAAAGTCATCATCCTACCTTAAAAAATCCAGACGACGTTCTGCAGTTGGTGCTCGGGGCTCTCCTGAAACAAACCATCTTATTCGTTTCATTGCTCAGCAGCGGAATTTAAAGAATGCAGAGAAATCTCCTTTGGCACAGAATTCCCCTTTTCAG GGCAGCCCTGTGTTATATGGAAATGTTAATTCTTTAAAAGAGCGAATATCTGCCTTCCAGTCAGCTTTTCACTCCATAACGGAAACCGAGAAAATGACTGGCTGTCCTGAATTCTCAGAGGCAGGAGAGTTGGAGGCGACAGGCTTAA ccAAAAAAGAAAGCCTTGGCGAATGTCAGCAGTCTGAGTTCCCTGCACAGGTACCATGCAGACATGGGAGGCCGTCCTCAGAGAGCAACTCTGATGAAGACCTGCCGGAAGCAGTTGATCTCCAG AAATCTTCTGAGTCCGGTTTGACACAGTCTGGATGTTTAGTTGAAGAGTCTAGTCCACTCTCAGAGCTCACAGAGACTTCAAGTG GAGTCAAGGCTGCCAACTGTGTGGAGGGCAAAGGACCAAGTAGAGCTGTTTCCCTGGACAGACTGACAGAAGCGAGCACAGAGACAGCTCCTGACGTCAGGGCGCTGGTGACCCCACTGTGCAGGAGGGCGCTCCCCTCTTCTGAGACCTTTGGACTTCGTTCTGTGCTGAAGAAACCCTCTGTTAAGCTGTTTCTAGAAAGCCTACAG gaACATTGTGACAACCTCTGTGATGATGCACCTCATCCAAGCTTAGTCTCAAATCTTGCAAACTGTTGCAAAGAATTCAAAGCAG ATGGTCAAGAAAATTATAAAGTACCAGCCTTTGTCAAtacaaggaagaggaagagagttACTTTCAGAGAAGACCTAATCCCTGAAGTGTTTGATGAATCTTTGCCGGCAAATACTCCATTGCGGAAAGGAGGAACACCTGTTCGTAAAGAGGCTTTAAGTAGTATCAGTCCCCTGCTACTTGAGCAGTCACCAGTTCCTGAGCAGTTATCTCAACCAAACTTTGACAACAAAAGGGAGAATCTT gaAAATATAGAACCTCTTCAGGCATCATTCACTGTCCTGAGTCCTCTTCGTAAATCTTCAAACTCTGAGACTCTTTCAG GCACTGAAGATACCTTTAGTTCTTCAAATGGCCACGAGAAAATAGCCGCGCATAAAGTTGGTAGAGTAACACGGACCTCTAGCAGAAGT CAATTGATCAGCTTTGCAGAAGAGAGTGTTTGCAGCATATTTAATACAGAAGCTCAGCcttgtaaagaaaagaaaattaacaggCGATCTCAAGAAAATAAGCGCTCAAACAAAATACAACCTAGAAAGAATCAG